One segment of Acidimicrobiales bacterium DNA contains the following:
- a CDS encoding NAD(P)-dependent oxidoreductase: MKILFADALPEAYIDLLRDRGDECIVSPELGADDIPDAIEGIDVLVVRSTKVTATTTSRSDRLGLIVRSGAGTNTIDCQAAADAGIYVCNVPGTNSVAVAELTLGLLLAIDRHIPSAATDLKHGTWNKKEYSKADGLMGKTFGVIGVGEIGLAVAERARSFGMTVVAERKADRRPDVEARIRSIGIRLVEDLDELVTESDIVSIHVPGGAATENLVDKRFLDLMKPGAILINTSRGEVVDEDALIAAMDSRGIRAGLDVYRDEPAGGEGEFTSELAVHPNVVGTHHIGASTQQAQDATSAGTVDVIEAYRTGEPVNCVNVAGTRMGSATITIRHFDRVGVLAAALQVLRRADINVQTMENKVFQGSNAAMAIIDVVGDVTEDVARELTSLDNVIQVQTTAREQ; encoded by the coding sequence ATGAAGATCCTGTTCGCAGACGCTCTCCCCGAGGCATACATCGACCTCCTCAGGGATCGGGGCGACGAGTGCATCGTCTCTCCCGAGTTGGGTGCCGACGACATTCCCGATGCCATCGAGGGCATCGACGTGCTCGTCGTCCGCAGCACCAAGGTCACAGCGACGACGACCAGCCGATCAGACCGGCTAGGCCTGATCGTCCGGTCGGGTGCCGGGACCAACACCATCGACTGCCAGGCGGCAGCCGACGCCGGGATCTACGTGTGCAACGTGCCGGGCACCAACTCGGTCGCCGTGGCCGAGTTGACCCTCGGCCTACTGCTGGCCATCGACCGTCACATCCCATCGGCAGCGACCGACCTCAAGCACGGCACGTGGAACAAAAAGGAGTACTCGAAGGCCGACGGTCTCATGGGCAAGACCTTCGGTGTCATCGGTGTGGGCGAGATCGGGTTGGCCGTCGCCGAGCGGGCCCGCTCATTCGGCATGACCGTGGTCGCCGAGCGCAAGGCCGACCGTCGACCCGACGTCGAGGCCCGGATCCGTTCCATCGGTATCCGCCTGGTCGAAGACCTCGATGAGCTGGTGACCGAGTCCGACATCGTCTCGATCCACGTGCCTGGTGGCGCAGCAACCGAGAACCTGGTCGACAAACGATTCCTGGACCTCATGAAGCCGGGCGCCATCCTGATCAACACCAGCCGTGGTGAGGTAGTCGACGAGGATGCGCTCATCGCTGCCATGGACTCCAGGGGGATCCGGGCCGGACTAGACGTGTACCGCGACGAGCCGGCCGGCGGCGAAGGTGAGTTCACCTCCGAGCTGGCCGTCCACCCCAACGTGGTCGGCACCCATCACATTGGGGCGTCGACCCAGCAGGCCCAGGACGCCACCTCGGCGGGCACCGTCGACGTGATCGAGGCCTACCGGACCGGTGAGCCGGTGAACTGCGTGAACGTGGCCGGGACCCGCATGGGTTCCGCCACCATCACCATCCGACACTTCGACCGGGTGGGCGTGCTGGCCGCCGCGCTGCAGGTTCTGCGACGGGCCGACATCAACGTCCAGACCATGGAGAACAAGGTCTTCCAGGGTTCCAACGCCGCCATGGCCATCATCGACGTAGTCGGTGACGTCACCGAGGACGTCGCCCGAGAACTAACCAGCCTGGACAACGTGATCCAGGTCCAGACAACTGCTCGCGAGCAGTGA
- a CDS encoding L-carnitine dehydrogenase, whose translation MDTVAGGRAVGLVGTGVIGAGWAVRALARGLDVVAWDPASGAEDRLRAAVQRAWPSATKLGLFPGADPTRLTWVDTAEEVAGRVDWIQESAPENETVKRPLIQALAAHSGPEVVIASSSSGLLPTNLQEGCKHPERVLIGHPFNPVYLLPLVEVVAGEQTSEAAMDAAVAHYDDLVMYPLVVRNEIEGYLSDRLQEALWREVLHLVNDGVATTRELDDAINYGPGLRWAGMGTNLTFHLAGGEQGMRHMLRQFGPALKLPWTKLEAPELTDDLIEAMADGCEEQAGGRSIAELERLRDDYVISVMRSLRPLDLGAGRLIAEREARIHEAGSGSRWTAGDDTANHLVAAPLALYETVVEPDWVDYNGHMSEWAFLTAFGWASDKLFRYIGIDEDYRAAGHTFFTVETHLNYVKEASLGEPLRFTTQVLGVDSKRLHFFHAMYLVDEAGAVGDLLCTTEQMLLHVNTETGSTAPILDGPAAALAAVARVHADLPVPPQVGRVMRIPA comes from the coding sequence ATGGACACGGTCGCCGGGGGGCGAGCCGTCGGCCTGGTGGGCACCGGGGTGATCGGCGCTGGTTGGGCCGTCCGGGCGTTGGCCCGGGGACTCGACGTGGTGGCCTGGGATCCGGCGTCGGGCGCCGAGGACCGGCTTCGTGCTGCCGTGCAGCGGGCCTGGCCGTCGGCCACGAAACTCGGCCTCTTCCCGGGAGCTGACCCGACCCGCCTGACATGGGTTGACACCGCTGAGGAGGTGGCCGGTCGGGTCGATTGGATTCAGGAGAGCGCCCCGGAGAACGAGACGGTCAAGCGGCCGCTGATCCAGGCTCTGGCCGCCCATTCCGGCCCGGAGGTAGTCATCGCTTCCAGCTCCTCGGGCCTCCTTCCCACCAATCTCCAGGAGGGTTGCAAGCATCCGGAGCGGGTCTTGATCGGACACCCCTTTAACCCGGTGTACCTGCTGCCCCTAGTCGAGGTTGTGGCCGGCGAGCAGACTTCTGAGGCGGCAATGGACGCCGCGGTAGCCCATTACGACGACCTGGTGATGTATCCGCTGGTGGTGCGAAACGAGATCGAGGGCTACCTCTCGGACCGACTCCAGGAGGCCCTGTGGCGGGAGGTTCTCCATTTGGTGAACGACGGGGTGGCCACCACCCGCGAGCTGGACGACGCCATCAACTACGGGCCGGGGCTCCGGTGGGCCGGTATGGGCACCAACCTGACCTTTCACCTGGCGGGCGGCGAGCAGGGCATGCGCCACATGCTTCGTCAGTTCGGTCCGGCCCTGAAGCTGCCATGGACGAAGCTTGAGGCGCCCGAGCTAACCGACGACCTCATCGAGGCCATGGCCGACGGGTGCGAGGAACAGGCCGGGGGGCGTTCCATCGCCGAACTGGAACGCCTCCGGGACGACTACGTCATCTCGGTGATGCGGTCGCTGCGGCCGCTGGACCTGGGTGCCGGCCGGTTGATCGCCGAGCGCGAGGCCCGCATCCACGAAGCCGGTTCGGGTTCGAGGTGGACCGCCGGCGACGACACGGCGAATCATTTGGTGGCCGCCCCGCTGGCTCTGTACGAAACGGTCGTCGAGCCCGACTGGGTGGACTACAACGGCCACATGTCCGAGTGGGCGTTCCTCACGGCCTTCGGTTGGGCCAGCGACAAACTGTTCCGCTACATCGGGATCGACGAGGACTACCGGGCGGCCGGCCATACCTTCTTCACCGTGGAGACCCATCTCAACTACGTGAAGGAGGCGTCGCTCGGCGAACCGTTGCGATTCACCACTCAGGTACTCGGTGTGGATTCCAAGCGGCTGCATTTCTTCCACGCGATGTATCTGGTGGATGAGGCTGGGGCCGTCGGCGACCTGTTGTGCACGACCGAACAGATGCTGCTACACGTCAACACCGAGACCGGTTCGACGGCACCCATCCTCGATGGTCCCGCCGCCGCCTTGGCTGCCGTTGCCAGAGTCCACGCCGACCTGCCCGTTCCGCCCCAGGTGGGTCGCGTTATGCGGATCCCCGCCTGA
- a CDS encoding DUF1015 domain-containing protein — MLRPFPGLTVEPAWADRVTTGPYDAYSPSERVAIAEANPYSFLNVTRSQEDVPVEWRDDVDWLIGQCAESMQRIYDAGAYAEHDEPSLFLYRLETGDHVQTGVMGLVPVTEPGDRRVLRHEAVRPGRADLLTRHLLELGMSSSPISLTYRTDAVLDAAIIAGCATEPVLEADGDGIHQTIWALSGKAADALVAAMGDRPLYVTDGHHRLAAAVEARHRNPDIGDDHPLQWTQAVLFPDAEMQVLAAHRRVGDRAGRSTDDLVEALTAVGPLVPCADVSEARPDGAGAIGVYVGGRWFSMDLPAASGNRAVDQLDVSRLQDGILAPVMGITDPGSDPMIDYVPEPVGIGALVARCDADGRVGFVLHATSVAEMMAVADEDGLMPPKSSYFEPKPRSGVFVRRLDRETTAGAGEN, encoded by the coding sequence GTGCTCCGCCCCTTTCCGGGGCTGACCGTCGAACCGGCGTGGGCTGACAGGGTCACCACCGGTCCTTATGACGCCTACTCCCCGTCCGAGCGCGTGGCCATTGCCGAGGCGAACCCATACAGCTTCCTGAACGTCACCCGATCCCAGGAGGATGTGCCGGTCGAGTGGCGCGACGACGTTGACTGGTTGATCGGCCAGTGTGCCGAATCCATGCAGCGCATCTATGACGCCGGTGCCTACGCCGAGCACGACGAGCCGTCGCTGTTCCTGTACCGCCTGGAGACAGGCGACCACGTCCAGACCGGCGTGATGGGCTTGGTGCCGGTAACCGAGCCGGGCGACCGCCGGGTGTTGCGCCACGAGGCGGTACGTCCCGGGAGGGCCGACCTGCTGACCAGGCACCTGTTGGAGTTGGGCATGTCGTCCAGCCCCATCTCGCTCACCTATCGGACCGATGCGGTGCTAGACGCGGCGATCATCGCCGGTTGCGCCACTGAACCAGTGCTGGAAGCCGACGGTGACGGCATCCATCAGACGATCTGGGCGCTGTCCGGTAAGGCTGCCGATGCCCTCGTAGCCGCCATGGGTGACCGACCGCTGTACGTCACCGACGGCCACCACCGACTGGCGGCCGCCGTGGAGGCCCGACATCGGAATCCCGATATCGGTGACGACCATCCGCTGCAGTGGACTCAGGCCGTCCTGTTCCCTGATGCCGAGATGCAGGTTCTGGCTGCCCACCGCCGGGTCGGTGATCGTGCCGGCCGCTCAACCGACGACCTCGTCGAGGCCCTGACGGCCGTCGGCCCCCTCGTACCGTGTGCCGACGTCTCCGAGGCCCGGCCTGATGGCGCTGGTGCGATTGGGGTGTACGTGGGTGGCCGCTGGTTCTCCATGGACCTGCCGGCCGCGTCGGGTAACCGGGCCGTCGACCAGTTGGACGTGTCCCGGCTTCAGGACGGGATCCTGGCACCCGTGATGGGCATCACCGATCCGGGGAGTGACCCGATGATCGACTACGTGCCCGAGCCGGTGGGCATCGGCGCACTGGTCGCACGCTGCGACGCCGATGGCCGCGTCGGCTTCGTCCTGCATGCCACGTCGGTGGCTGAGATGATGGCCGTGGCTGACGAGGACGGACTCATGCCTCCCAAGTCATCGTATTTTGAGCCCAAGCCCCGATCCGGCGTCTTCGTCCGCCGCCTCGACCGAGAGACCACAGCCGGGGCCGGTGAGAACTGA
- a CDS encoding 3-keto-5-aminohexanoate cleavage protein — protein sequence MTRSMNRDVIITCAVTGSGDTTGRSEHVPITPEQVASSALDAASAGAAIVHCHVRDLDTGKGTRTVELYREVVDRIREKNTDVVVNLTAGMGGDLNVGPDDDPMAWESGTDLVGGLERLAHVEAIRPDICSMDCGSLNFGDHNEVYVSTPAMLRIMAERVRELGVRPELEVFDTGNLWFAETMIAEGLIDAPYWLQLCLSIPYGTPLDVGILQAMVNRLPAEAEFTSFGLGAMQMPMVAQSVMLGGHVRVGLEDNLYLERGVLATNAQLVEKAIRIVELMGARVQAPADARQTLNLG from the coding sequence GTGACCCGATCCATGAACCGTGATGTCATCATCACCTGCGCCGTGACCGGCTCAGGAGACACCACTGGGCGCAGTGAACATGTGCCGATCACCCCGGAACAGGTCGCGTCCTCCGCGCTGGACGCCGCTTCGGCTGGGGCGGCCATTGTCCACTGCCACGTGCGCGACCTCGATACCGGGAAGGGCACCCGCACCGTGGAGCTCTACCGGGAGGTGGTCGACCGCATCCGCGAAAAGAACACCGACGTGGTGGTGAACCTCACGGCGGGCATGGGCGGTGATCTCAATGTCGGCCCTGACGACGATCCGATGGCCTGGGAGTCCGGCACCGACCTGGTAGGCGGCCTCGAACGCCTGGCCCACGTGGAGGCCATCCGCCCCGACATCTGCTCGATGGACTGTGGGTCACTGAACTTCGGTGACCACAACGAGGTCTACGTGTCCACCCCGGCGATGTTGCGCATCATGGCCGAGCGGGTCCGAGAGCTAGGCGTGCGGCCCGAGCTGGAGGTCTTCGACACCGGCAACCTGTGGTTCGCCGAGACGATGATCGCCGAGGGTCTGATCGACGCCCCGTACTGGCTCCAGCTCTGCCTGTCGATCCCCTACGGGACACCGCTGGACGTCGGGATCCTTCAGGCCATGGTGAACCGACTGCCCGCTGAGGCCGAGTTCACGTCATTCGGTCTGGGAGCCATGCAGATGCCAATGGTGGCCCAGTCGGTGATGCTGGGTGGCCACGTGCGGGTCGGTCTGGAGGACAACCTCTACCTGGAGCGCGGGGTGCTGGCCACCAACGCTCAGCTGGTTGAGAAGGCCATCCGGATCGTGGAACTGATGGGTGCCCGGGTCCAGGCCCCGGCTGATGCCCGACAGACCCTAAACCTCGGCTAG
- a CDS encoding enoyl-CoA hydratase-related protein: protein MSEETASPIRTTVDGPILDVVLDRPKANAIDAATSRELGRVFAGFRDDPSLRVAVFTGVGERFFSAGWDLTAAADGEAFEADYGEGGFGGFCELPGRNKPVVCAVNGMAVGGGFEIAMAAEFVVAAEHATFFLPETGLGIIPDAGAIRLPRQLPAVVANEVLYGGRRLDAAEAERWGLVNRVVPVDELSAAARELAGRIAAAAPLAVEAVMAIDQATGHRSLNEAFGHLRSGQLEAYERMLTSEDALEGPRAFTEQRDPYWQGC from the coding sequence ATGAGTGAAGAGACGGCGAGCCCGATCCGGACGACGGTCGATGGTCCGATCCTCGACGTGGTGTTGGACCGTCCGAAGGCCAACGCCATCGATGCGGCGACTAGCCGTGAGCTGGGCCGAGTGTTCGCGGGGTTCCGTGACGACCCGTCATTGCGGGTGGCCGTGTTTACCGGTGTCGGTGAACGGTTCTTCTCGGCTGGTTGGGACCTGACGGCGGCGGCCGACGGGGAGGCGTTCGAAGCTGACTACGGCGAGGGAGGTTTCGGGGGGTTCTGTGAACTTCCGGGTCGGAACAAACCGGTGGTCTGTGCGGTGAACGGCATGGCCGTCGGAGGCGGTTTCGAGATCGCCATGGCCGCCGAGTTCGTGGTGGCCGCCGAGCACGCGACTTTCTTCCTGCCCGAGACCGGTCTGGGAATCATCCCCGACGCGGGCGCTATCCGACTGCCACGTCAATTGCCGGCGGTGGTGGCCAACGAGGTGCTCTACGGCGGTAGGCGCCTGGATGCCGCCGAGGCGGAACGGTGGGGTCTGGTCAACCGAGTGGTGCCGGTCGACGAGTTGTCCGCCGCGGCTCGGGAGCTGGCCGGGCGGATCGCAGCAGCGGCCCCGTTGGCCGTGGAGGCCGTGATGGCCATCGACCAGGCCACGGGCCACCGGTCACTGAACGAGGCGTTCGGGCATCTGCGGTCGGGTCAACTCGAGGCCTACGAGAGGATGTTGACCTCTGAGGATGCCCTGGAGGGACCGAGGGCTTTCACCGAGCAGAGGGACCCCTACTGGCAGGGATGTTGA
- a CDS encoding acyl-CoA dehydrogenase family protein: MDFALTDEQEMVVDTVRAFTERELVPHEEEVERLGDVRPELVVQIRDRALDAGIYAANMPADLGGGGLDNLTMALVDRAFGWTQYALHYVVARPSNILQACVGDQIEEYLLPTIRGERVDCLAMSEPDAGSDVRGMTCRAVRDGDDYVINGTKHFISHADLADYTILFAATGEEETPRGPKKLITSFLVDHDTPGLEIADGYRSVSNRGYHNCILSFDDCRVPASAVLGEEHRGFEVANEWLGATRLQVASVCLGRADRAMAVALDWAASREQFGQKIGKFQGVSFKLADMRTRMVQAELMTYRAAWLMDRGEMADGDAAMAKISSTEMLQFVSDEAIQILGGMGLMDELPLERIWRDARVDRIWDGTSEIQRHIVSREMLRPLGA, from the coding sequence ATGGACTTCGCCCTGACCGATGAACAGGAGATGGTGGTCGACACCGTCCGAGCCTTCACCGAGCGCGAGTTGGTACCCCACGAGGAGGAGGTCGAGCGTCTCGGCGACGTTCGGCCGGAACTCGTCGTCCAGATCCGCGATCGGGCCCTGGATGCCGGGATCTACGCGGCCAACATGCCGGCCGACCTTGGCGGAGGTGGCCTCGACAACCTCACCATGGCACTCGTGGATCGGGCATTCGGCTGGACCCAGTACGCGCTGCACTACGTGGTGGCCCGGCCGTCCAACATCCTCCAGGCGTGCGTGGGTGACCAGATCGAGGAGTACCTGCTACCCACCATCCGTGGCGAGCGGGTCGACTGTCTGGCCATGAGCGAGCCCGATGCCGGGTCCGACGTGCGGGGCATGACGTGCCGGGCGGTGCGCGACGGGGACGACTACGTCATTAACGGGACCAAGCACTTCATCAGCCACGCCGACCTAGCCGACTACACAATCCTCTTTGCGGCGACCGGCGAGGAGGAGACCCCTCGGGGCCCCAAGAAGTTGATCACGTCGTTCCTGGTGGACCACGACACGCCGGGCCTGGAGATAGCCGATGGTTACCGGTCGGTGTCCAACCGCGGCTACCACAACTGCATCCTGAGCTTCGATGACTGCCGGGTGCCGGCGTCGGCCGTGCTGGGCGAGGAACACCGGGGTTTTGAGGTGGCCAACGAGTGGCTGGGCGCCACTCGCCTGCAGGTGGCCTCGGTGTGCCTGGGCCGGGCGGACCGGGCAATGGCCGTAGCCCTGGACTGGGCGGCATCACGCGAGCAGTTTGGCCAGAAGATCGGAAAGTTCCAGGGCGTCTCGTTCAAGTTGGCCGACATGCGGACCCGGATGGTCCAGGCCGAGCTAATGACCTACCGGGCGGCATGGCTGATGGATCGAGGGGAGATGGCTGACGGCGACGCCGCCATGGCCAAGATCTCGTCGACCGAGATGCTCCAGTTCGTGTCCGACGAGGCCATCCAGATCCTCGGCGGGATGGGCCTGATGGACGAGCTGCCGTTGGAGCGGATCTGGCGCGATGCCCGGGTGGACCGGATCTGGGACGGGACGAGCGAGATCCAGCGCCATATCGTGAGCCGCGAGATGTTGCGCCCCCTCGGCGCCTGA
- a CDS encoding acetate--CoA ligase family protein, with amino-acid sequence MTDVGGESRLTRLLAPRSVAMIGGRPAELAIEQCRRLGYEGEMWAVHPTRADLAGVSCVPSVDDLPGVPDAALVAVNRYATVEVVGRLAAIGAGAAVCYASGFAEIGPDGTALQEALVAAADGMPVLGPNCYGTVAATVGAALWPDQQGCRRADRGVALVTQSGNIGLDLTLQTRPMPIAHMLTLGNQADVGIEECLEALVGDPAVTAVGLHVEALHDVPRFVAACQLASRRGVPVVALKTGSSTRGAEIAASHTSSMVGSDEAYQALFCRTGVRRVRSVPELLDTLHVLDRLGGLPGNRIVSLSCSGGEASIVADRCEGLDLSLPGFDGARVDRIRTALGDPQKAALVSVSNPFDYHTFIWGDAERLLATFTEAVTREPDGAPDAALLVLDFPPEDSTSDLDASSWWPTLEAFGAACMATGTPGVVAASMAENLPLTVEASAADIGLVPVRGIDEALVGLEAAAWWGRRVDGPSLAPLPARTTAPSGRVGGTWATLLEAEAKAVLAGHGVPVPPGEVVGVEEAAAAADRMGWPVVVKAVGVAHKTEVDGVAVGLTDAAEVTGAARRIGLATGADRVLVEAQIDGPVGGPVELLVTVRRADPVGWLLTVGAGGTLVEVLADTRNLLLPAADDDIRRALQALAIRPLLDGHRGRPGVDLDAVVDVIQRIGAAALAVEGLVEVEVNPLMATAEGATVVDVLMQVEDPEEQS; translated from the coding sequence GTGACCGACGTGGGCGGGGAATCCCGCCTGACCCGCCTGCTTGCACCCCGATCGGTGGCCATGATCGGAGGCCGACCAGCGGAGCTGGCCATCGAACAGTGCCGTCGCCTGGGGTACGAGGGCGAGATGTGGGCGGTACATCCGACGCGGGCCGATCTGGCCGGGGTGTCGTGCGTGCCCTCGGTTGATGATCTTCCGGGGGTGCCCGACGCGGCATTGGTGGCCGTGAACCGGTACGCCACTGTCGAGGTTGTAGGACGTCTGGCTGCCATCGGTGCCGGCGCGGCGGTCTGTTACGCCTCGGGTTTCGCGGAGATCGGACCCGACGGCACGGCTTTGCAGGAGGCCCTGGTGGCGGCGGCCGATGGAATGCCCGTACTGGGCCCCAACTGCTACGGGACGGTGGCGGCCACCGTCGGCGCCGCGCTGTGGCCCGACCAGCAGGGCTGTCGTCGGGCCGATCGGGGCGTGGCGCTGGTGACCCAGAGCGGGAACATAGGCCTGGACCTGACCCTGCAGACCCGACCCATGCCCATTGCCCACATGTTGACGCTGGGGAATCAGGCCGATGTGGGTATCGAGGAATGCCTCGAGGCGCTGGTAGGCGATCCGGCGGTCACCGCGGTGGGCCTGCACGTCGAGGCCCTCCACGACGTGCCCCGATTCGTGGCTGCCTGCCAGCTGGCCTCAAGACGGGGCGTGCCGGTGGTGGCGCTCAAGACGGGGTCCTCGACCCGTGGCGCCGAGATCGCCGCGTCGCACACTTCGTCGATGGTGGGCAGCGACGAGGCCTATCAGGCCCTTTTCTGCCGGACGGGAGTGCGTCGGGTCCGGTCCGTGCCTGAGCTGCTCGACACGTTGCACGTACTGGACCGGCTTGGGGGTCTACCGGGGAACAGGATCGTCAGCCTGAGTTGCTCGGGTGGCGAGGCTTCCATCGTGGCTGACCGTTGCGAGGGACTTGACCTCTCGCTACCCGGGTTCGACGGTGCTCGGGTAGATCGGATCCGGACGGCCCTTGGTGACCCCCAGAAAGCAGCCCTAGTTTCAGTCTCCAACCCGTTCGACTACCACACGTTCATTTGGGGCGATGCGGAACGCTTGCTGGCCACGTTCACCGAGGCGGTCACCCGCGAACCAGACGGAGCGCCGGACGCCGCCCTCCTAGTCCTGGACTTCCCGCCGGAGGACTCAACGTCGGACCTCGACGCCTCTAGTTGGTGGCCGACGCTTGAGGCGTTCGGTGCCGCGTGCATGGCGACCGGGACCCCCGGCGTGGTGGCTGCATCGATGGCCGAGAACCTTCCATTGACGGTGGAGGCCTCAGCGGCCGACATCGGTCTTGTGCCGGTCCGGGGCATCGATGAGGCACTGGTCGGGTTGGAGGCCGCCGCCTGGTGGGGGCGGAGGGTGGACGGCCCGTCGCTGGCGCCCCTGCCGGCGAGAACGACAGCGCCGTCGGGCCGGGTCGGGGGTACCTGGGCGACCTTGTTGGAGGCCGAGGCCAAGGCGGTGCTGGCCGGGCACGGAGTGCCGGTCCCGCCTGGTGAGGTGGTGGGGGTCGAGGAGGCCGCCGCGGCGGCCGACCGGATGGGCTGGCCGGTGGTCGTCAAGGCGGTTGGCGTAGCCCACAAGACCGAGGTCGACGGCGTGGCCGTCGGGTTGACAGACGCGGCCGAGGTGACTGGTGCGGCCCGGCGGATCGGGCTGGCCACCGGGGCTGACCGAGTGCTGGTCGAGGCGCAGATAGACGGGCCAGTTGGCGGGCCCGTCGAGTTGCTGGTCACCGTCCGACGGGCCGACCCGGTGGGGTGGCTCCTCACCGTGGGGGCCGGGGGCACCCTCGTCGAGGTGCTGGCTGACACCCGAAACCTGTTACTGCCGGCCGCCGATGATGACATCCGGAGGGCACTCCAGGCGTTGGCCATCCGTCCGTTGCTGGACGGCCATCGGGGTCGACCGGGGGTCGATCTGGATGCAGTGGTCGACGTAATCCAACGGATCGGGGCGGCCGCTCTTGCCGTGGAGGGATTGGTCGAGGTGGAAGTCAACCCGTTGATGGCCACCGCGGAAGGTGCCACGGTGGTGGACGTCTTGATGCAGGTCGAGGACCCCGAGGAGCAGTCATGA